From Desulfonatronum thiosulfatophilum:
CTGGCTCGCGGTGCAGTTCACCAATTTCTTCAAGCATGGCGTTTTCAGCGCTTTATCCAGATTCAACGCTTATTGACCGATATGTAAAAAGAAAAGCGGTCAGAATCTATTTTCCAACGCAAGATCAGGGGACATTTTCCCAGGCCGGACTTGCCATTTTGCTGTCGAATGAACACAATAACTTTTGCGGGCGCGTAGCAAAATCAAAGAGAAAACTCTCAGCCCACCAACTCGTGTTTTGCGGAATGCATTCTTTGCCGGCAGTAATGGTCGGCTCATTTACAACTTTCCATGGGCGCATGAATATCATGAGTACAATGAACTACGTCAAATGTTTTTTGCGCGACAGGAATGTCGCTTCCATCACGCCGACATCCCCCTTCGGCGTGAAGCGGGTTTGCAAAAAAATCGATTTTTCCACGGCCAACGTCATTGTTGAGTATGGTCCCGGCGCCGGAGTTTTCACGGAGTACCTCCTGAAAAAAATGCGGCCCACTGCCCACTTGGTCCTTATCGAACGTAACCCGGATATGTTCAAATGCCTCCAGGAATCGTTCCGGGATCAGCGGGTTCACCTGTTCAACGACAGTGCCGAGAATGTCGGCAACCTCGTCAACGGGCAGTTGCCCCACAAGCCGGACTACGTCATCTCCGGGATCCCCTTTTCGTACATCGACCAGCAGGCCCGGCAGGATATTATCCAGCAGACCCATGAAGTTCTCGCGGACAAGGGCAAGTTTTTAGCCTACCAGACATTCTACCAGAAGGACGACCACCTCTTTGTGCACCTGGAGCATTACTTCAAACAGGTGAAGTCCGAATTCGAACTGTTGAACATACCCCCGATGCGGATTTATGAAGCCATGAAGTGAGCATCCGCGTGCAGGAGAGGCCACATGCGCAAAGCCCTGCTGGTAGTGATTGGAGGCATTCTCATCCTGGTCGCCGGGATGGTCATTCTGTGGGAACCGGCGGACCAGCCGCCGCCGGAAATCGTTCAGCCCCCCTCCGCCCCGCCCGAACCGGACTTGGCGCCACCTTTCCAGCTCCAGCCCCCCCCGCCTTTTCCGGTCGAACCTGAGCCGGAGGAAAGCGAACCGACGGATATCCTTCCGGAGGATATGGAGGGCGTTCCTGACGAAACGGAACCCGAGCCGATCGGCTTCACGAATATCACCATGGGGTTCTTCGACGACCTGGCCGAGCAGATCGTCACGGGCTATCTTCCTCCCGGTTCGGAATTGAATCCCGACTCCACCGGCCGTCTGCGGATCCATTTTTCCGCCCTGAACCGGCGCTACGGTATGGCCCTTGTGGGCTTGGAACACCAAAGCCCATCACTTCTGGAGGGCCGGGAGGAGATTTTCAGCAATCTGCTCCAGCCGGAAGCCATTGAAAACCTCTGGATGATTTTTCATCCTTTCTTCGAACAAGCCCTGGATGAGGCCCTTCGATCCGCCACCTGGGCATTCCCGGCCCCCAACGACGCGTTCGAGCAACGCGAACTGACGGCTTCGGAACAGCAGGATTTCTACCGCCTCGCATCCGCTGCCGTCTCGGCTCTGGCTCATGCCGTGCAGTTGTACTCCCTGCATGACGAGTCCATTCCCCTGACGGAACAATGGCTGCTGGGACAGACTTCGGCCTTCGCAGCTCACTCCCGCTACCAGCAGGCCGAAGCCGAGTTGGAACGCGCCCAGCAGGAAGCTCCCGAAGACCAGGTTCGGATTCTGGATGAACGCCTGGAACGCGATGCCGCGGCTCAGGGCATCATGCGGGCCATTGCCGTGAGGGAGAACGCCAGACAGGAACTCCTGGCCGTTTTTCTTTCCGCCACACCCCGCCCTGATCTGACCGAGGGCGAGCTGCTTTACCTCAGCGAATGGCTTTGGCGGCGCCTCCACAACCATCCGCCGCGCGTGGAAGTCTTCATGCTTCTCGCCGACAAGTTGCACGAGATGGCTTTGCGGCTGCAGCCGGATAATTGATTCGCTTCCCGGCGCGGTATTGTGACGGCATGCGCCCCTGTTCAGCCGACATATCACCGACGACTCACGCCGTTGCTCACTTTTCCCGCACGCCCCGCACTTCGATTGGCAGTTCTGGGAAACAAAGCTTTCCCGAATGCAACATGACATAGCTATCAGGAAGGAGGTCGCACCATGACGGTTAAAGAAGCCATTCAAGCGAGACGCAGCATCCGCAAGTTTACGGACCAGCCAGTAATCGAGGAACAGATGGCGATCCTTCTGGAAGCGGTCAGACTGGCCCCATCCAGCATCAACTGCCAGCCCTGGCGGATTAAGGTACTTACGCAGCGCGAAGACATCCAGTGGCTCTCCGGCGCTCCAACCAAGGGGCAACGATGGATTGCCGGCGCCGGGGCCGTTATGATCTGCTGCGCCGACGTACAACGCTTTGTCGAGGACTCCGCGACCAATGTCCGCTTCCTGCGAGACAGCGGCATGCTCCCTCCGGAAATGCTCGCGGGGCTGGAAGAGTACCTGAGCAAGGCCGCGGACGCCCAGCCCGAAGTACTGCGTTGGGCCGCCGCGGCCAATTGCGCCATTGCCCTGTCCCAGGTCATGCTTCAGGCCGTTGAACTGGGACTGGGGACCTGCTGGGTCGGCATGTACGACGAGGCCGCGGTCAAGGAACGTTTCCAGATTCCCGAAGCGTTCCCTGTTGTGGCGATGCTGGCCATAGGCCACCCCGCCGAGTCCCAGGGACAGCGGCCCAGGAAAGACCTCCGGGATATTCTCCTGTAACTTGGGCCCCAAACAGTACCGCCCGCGATTATTTCAATGACTGCAAGATAATCAAACCTTAATCGCTTACAACAATCTTTTGAGGCGATTATCTCAAGAACACGAGGCCTCCGGCGCACACCAACGCCGGGGGCTTTTTTTTTGTTGCTCCCCGGATATTTTCGTCACTCCCCACTGATAGCTTCCGCACTGCCAGTCCTCCCGTATTGCAATACAGGAAGGGATTTTTCGAGACGCCGATCAGATTCCGTTCTGCATCATCATCGTGGCATTGATTAGACATTGAACACCAGGCTGATCTGGTGCTTGAAGCCACAACATCGCTGACCGAATCTAGCTAAACGTATCTCTATAACACTATCTTTTTTCAATTTGATGGTTCATTGTGCTGCCCAGCCAACTCTATGTCATTCCGGCTGAACTCCTCGAATGGGCAAGAAATCAATCCATGTTCGAAGGCCCCGGCATGATATCAAACGCAACGTATTCCAACGCTCTCCACTCAACCGCAACAGAGGCGACCATGAACCGCGCGCAACGCATCTATGCTCTTGATCGGTTGTTCCGAACGCACAATCGATGCATCTCCCGAAATCGCATCCAGGAAGAGCTGGAATGTTCCCCGGCTACGGCCAATTCAGTACCTTGCTTGCCACTGGATCAGAGTGCCACACGATGATGAA
This genomic window contains:
- a CDS encoding nitroreductase family protein codes for the protein MTVKEAIQARRSIRKFTDQPVIEEQMAILLEAVRLAPSSINCQPWRIKVLTQREDIQWLSGAPTKGQRWIAGAGAVMICCADVQRFVEDSATNVRFLRDSGMLPPEMLAGLEEYLSKAADAQPEVLRWAAAANCAIALSQVMLQAVELGLGTCWVGMYDEAAVKERFQIPEAFPVVAMLAIGHPAESQGQRPRKDLRDILL
- a CDS encoding class I SAM-dependent methyltransferase gives rise to the protein MNYVKCFLRDRNVASITPTSPFGVKRVCKKIDFSTANVIVEYGPGAGVFTEYLLKKMRPTAHLVLIERNPDMFKCLQESFRDQRVHLFNDSAENVGNLVNGQLPHKPDYVISGIPFSYIDQQARQDIIQQTHEVLADKGKFLAYQTFYQKDDHLFVHLEHYFKQVKSEFELLNIPPMRIYEAMK